From one Trifolium pratense cultivar HEN17-A07 linkage group LG1, ARS_RC_1.1, whole genome shotgun sequence genomic stretch:
- the LOC123882799 gene encoding CRIB domain-containing protein RIC1-like isoform X2 has translation MATTFKGICKSLKYITQMFVVKEREMEIGYPTDVKHVAHFGSGNGPSWMDDFKKVPDFSTSIGCFDEIRDSDPMAVASLWSSLENQQSSNMCRGISSAAGDAHIAEKPKQKKVKSTFSSLSPSSSSRRSRASKSKAAFSEREATAIAMA, from the exons ATGGCAACCACATTTAAAGGGATTTGCAAGAGTTTGAAATACATTACTCAGATGTTTG TTGTGAAGGAGCGGGAGATGGAAATTGGGTACCCGACGGATGTTAAGCATGTGGCTCATTTTGGATCAGGGAATGGTCCCAGCTGG ATGGATGATTTTAAGAAAGTTCCTGATTTTTCAACATCAATTGGTTGCTTTGATGAAATTAGGGACTCCGATCCAATGGCTGTCGCTTCACTATGGTCCTCCCTAG aaaatcaacaatcatcaaacaTGTGCAGAGGCATCTCATCTGCTGCAGGTGATGCTCATATTGCAGAGAAGCCCAAGCAGAAAAAAGTTAAGTCAACTTTCTCTTCCCTGTCGCCATCTTCTTCATCAAGACGATCAAGAGCATCAAAATCAAAGGCTGCGTTCAGCGAGAGAGAGGCAACAGCAATTGCTATGGCATAG
- the LOC123882799 gene encoding CRIB domain-containing protein RIC11-like isoform X1: protein MCQNEFHILIIFSIIIGIVIFTMATTFKGICKSLKYITQMFVVKEREMEIGYPTDVKHVAHFGSGNGPSWMDDFKKVPDFSTSIGCFDEIRDSDPMAVASLWSSLENQQSSNMCRGISSAAGDAHIAEKPKQKKVKSTFSSLSPSSSSRRSRASKSKAAFSEREATAIAMA, encoded by the exons ATGTGTCAGAATGAGTTTCACATACTAATCATCTTCAG CATTATTATTGGGATTGTGATCTTCACCATGGCAACCACATTTAAAGGGATTTGCAAGAGTTTGAAATACATTACTCAGATGTTTG TTGTGAAGGAGCGGGAGATGGAAATTGGGTACCCGACGGATGTTAAGCATGTGGCTCATTTTGGATCAGGGAATGGTCCCAGCTGG ATGGATGATTTTAAGAAAGTTCCTGATTTTTCAACATCAATTGGTTGCTTTGATGAAATTAGGGACTCCGATCCAATGGCTGTCGCTTCACTATGGTCCTCCCTAG aaaatcaacaatcatcaaacaTGTGCAGAGGCATCTCATCTGCTGCAGGTGATGCTCATATTGCAGAGAAGCCCAAGCAGAAAAAAGTTAAGTCAACTTTCTCTTCCCTGTCGCCATCTTCTTCATCAAGACGATCAAGAGCATCAAAATCAAAGGCTGCGTTCAGCGAGAGAGAGGCAACAGCAATTGCTATGGCATAG